In Triticum aestivum cultivar Chinese Spring chromosome 5B, IWGSC CS RefSeq v2.1, whole genome shotgun sequence, the following proteins share a genomic window:
- the LOC123116130 gene encoding UDP-glycosyltransferase 90A1-like has translation MAPSAAVPCDDAGRELPHVAIFPFMARGHTIPLTHLAHLLLRRRLATVTFFTTPGNAAFVRAALPDGVDVVELPFPDGDGHASQGAENVEGVASASSFATFAEATSALRPRFEEALAAMRPPATLLVADAFLYWTGESAGALGVPRLSFLGTSAFAHVMREAFVRDKPGCGPPQCDTTGGATGTYTVPEFPHVQFVLADIPPLPMPAIVLDAKMGMAVAGSRGVIMNTFHGLESSYIDHWDRHVGPRAWPIGPLCLARQPSSTIVDEVHNSKPSWLRWLDEKAAAGQSVLFVALGTLLAVSDEQLKEVARGLEEAEVNFLWAVRSDDSADLGIGFHERVQGRGMVTGGWVDQPAILQHDCVRGFLSHCGWNSVLESVCAGVPLAVWPMVFDQPLNAKLVVDELKVGVRVRSTGGLVKGEEVSRAVWEIMLGETRVSAAKNAAVLAGQAQHAMSAGGSSWKMVEEMISELSGQPTDKASRAHVGGK, from the coding sequence ATGGCTCCTAGTGCTGCTGTTCCATGTGATGATGCCGGCCGTGAGCTCCCTCACGTTGCCATCTTCCCGTTCATGGCGAGAGGCCACACCATCCCGCTCACCCACCTGGCGCACCTCCTACTACGCCGGCGCCTCGCCACCGTGACCTTCTTCACCACCCCGGGCAACGCGGCCTTTGTACGCGCCGCTCTGCCCGACGGCGTCGACGTGGTCGAGCTCCCGTTCCCGGACGGGGATGGCCACGCTTCGCAGGGTGCGGAGAACGTCGAGGGTGTTGCGTCGGCGTCCTCCTTCGCCACCTTCGCAGAGGCCACGTCGGCGCTGCGACCGCGCTTCGAGGAGGCGCTCGCGGCCATGCGTCCCCCCGCCaccctgctcgtcgccgacgcatTCCTGTACTGGACCGGAGAGTCGGCCGGCGCGCTCGGCGTTCCGAGGCTATCGTTCCTGGGAACATCCGCGTTCGCGCACGTGATGCGGGAGGCGTTCGTGCGCGACAAGCCAGGATGTGGGCCTCCGCAGTGCGACACTACGGGCGGCGCCACGGGCACCTACACGGTGCCGGAGTTCCCTCACGTCCAGTTCGTGCTGGCCGATATCCCTCCGCTGCCCATGCCGGCGATAGTCCTCGACGCAAAGATGGGTATGGCCGTCGCCGGGAGCCGCGGGGTGATCATGAACACCTTCCACGGTCTGGAGAGTAGCTACATCGATCACTGGGACCGGCACGTCGGGCCCAGGGCCTGGCCCATCGGCCCCTTGTGCCTAGCCCGGCAACCTTCTTCCACTATCGTCGACGAAGTCCATAACTCCAAACCCTCATGGCTGCGGTGGCTGGACGAGAAGGCAGCCGCCGGCCAGTCCGTGCTCTTCGTCGCGCTCGGGACGCTGTTGGCGGTGTCGGACGAGCAGCTCAAGGAGGTGGCTCGAGGGCTGGAAGAGGCAGAGGTGAACTTCCTGTGGGCCGTGCGGTCAGACGATAGTGCTGACCTCGGCATAGGATTCCACGAGCGCGTCCAAGGTAGGGGCATGGTAACGGGAGGGTGGGTGGACCAACCGGCAATCCTCCAGCACGACTGTGTGAGAGGATTCCTAAGCCACTGCGGATGGAACTCGGTACTGGAGAGCGTGTGCGCCGGCGTGCCGTTGGCGGTGTGGCCGATGGTGTTTGACCAACCTCTCAATGCGAAGCTGGTCGTTGATGAACTTAAGGTCGGTGTCAGGGTCAGGTCCACCGGGGGGTTGGTTAAGGGTGAGGAGGTTTCGAGGGCGGTGTGGGAGATAATGTTAGGGGAGACAAGGGTGTCGGCGGCGAAGAACGCGGCAGTTTTGGCGGGGCAGGCACAACACGCCATGTCAGCTGGTGGTTCGTCGtggaaaatggtggaggagatgaTCAGCGAGCTGTCTGGGCAGCCGACAGACAAGGCTAGCAGGGCACACGTTGGTGGCAAGTAG